Genomic window (Bradyrhizobium sp. 186):
ATCCATGGGCTGATCCCGCTCGGCTCGACCGGAGAATTCCTGTCGCTGGATGATGACGAGAAGGCGCTGGTGGCGGAGGTCGTCATTACTCAGGCTGCAGGACGCGTGCCCGTGCTGATCGGCACCGGCGCCGAGGACACCCGCGAGGTGGTGCGGCTCAGCCGCCGTGCCGAAAAACTGGGCGCCGACGGCGTGATGATCATTCCGCCGTTCTATTCGACTCCGACCAACGACGAACTCGTCCATCACTACAAGACGGTCGCCGATGCAATCTCACTGCCGATCATGGTCTACAACAATCCCGCCACCGCCAATGTCGATCTCAAGCCGCCGCTCGTGGCGCGCATCGCCGAGATCGACAACTGTCTCTATATCAAGGAGTCGACGCTGGAGGTGACGCGGGTGCGCGACATCATCCGCCTCTGCGGTGACAGGATGACGGTGTTCGGCGGCATCCTCGGCTTCGAATCCTTCGTCGAGGGTGCGCAGGGCTGGGTGGCGGTCGCTTCCAACGTGGTACCATCCGAGATGGCACGTATCTTCAGCCTCGTCGCCGATCACGGCGCGATCAAGGAGGCGCGCGAGTTCTACCTGAAATTCCTGCCGGTGATCGAATTCGTCGGCGGTCAGGCCTATGTCGCAGGCAGCAAGGCGTTGCTCGGCCACATGGGCTTCGCCGTCGGCAATCCGCGCCCGCCGCGTCTGCCGTTGCCGGCCGCACAGGACGCGGCCGCGCTCGCGCTGGTCAGGCAGTTTGGGCTGGCCTGGCCGACTGCAAAAACGTCATCACGGGTAAGCGCATGACTGCATTGCATGGTGTGAACGAATGAACCTGCTCGACGGCGTCAAAATCCTCAGCTTCAATCATTATCTCGCAGGGCCGCTTGCCGCGCAGACGCTCGCCGATCTCGGCGCCGACGTCATCGCGGTCGAGCCGATCGAAGGCGCGTTTCAGCGCAATTGGGCGGTCGCCAATCATTTCGTAGCGGGCGACAGCGTCAATCATCTGGCGACCGGGCGTAACAAGCGCAGCTTCGCCGTCGATCTCAAGCATCCCGACGGCATCGCCGCGGTGAAGAAGCTGGTCGCGACCTCCGATGTCGTGATGGAGAATTTTCGGCCGGGCACCATGGCCAAGCTCGGCCTCGGCTACGACACGCTCAAGCCGATCAACCCGGGCCTGATCTATGCGGTCGCAACCGGGTTCGGATCGGAGGGGCCGTACAAGGACCGTCCGGGCCAGGATCTCCTGCTCCAGGCGATGTCCGGTCTCGCCATGCGGACTGGACGAGCCGACGGCGAGCCGACCGCGGTCGGCGCGGTGGTCGTCGATCAGCACGCAGCCTCACTCTACGCCATGAGCATTCTCGCGGCCCTGTTCGCCAGGACGAAGACCGGAAAAGGGCAGCTTGTCGAGGTCAATCTCTATCAGGCCGCGATTGATCTTCAGGTCGAGCCATTGACCGCCTGGTTGAACGGCGCACCGTCGCCGACGTCGCGCGGTCCAGCCGGCATCGCGGCATGGTTCAGCCCCGGGCCCTACGGCATTCATGCGACGGCGGACGGGCATCTCGCGATCTCGATGGCCTCGCCCAAGGCGTTAGCGGTGGCGCTTGGCAGCGACGCGTTGAAGCAGTTCGGCGATGCCGACAGCTTCTCGCAGCGCGAGGAAATCACCCGGATTGTTGCGGCGCGGCTGAAGCAGAAATCGACTGCTGAATGGCTGCCCATGCTTGAAGCCGCGCGGATCTGGCACGCGCCTGTGCAGGACTATCGCGACCTCGAGGCCGATCCCCAGCTCAGGCACCTCGGCGTGTTCAAGACCGCCGAGAGTGCAGGGGGCGTGCCGATCCGGATGGTGATGCATCCTGCGCGATATGACGGTCAGACGCCCGAGGTGCGGCTGGTGCCGCAGCCGCTTGGCGCGCAAACGCGCGAGGTGCTCGGCGAGATCGGTTACGGCTCTGCGGACATTGAGGCGATGGTTTCCAGCAAAGCTGTTGGAGTGGCGCGATGATCGATTTTTCGCTGCCCGAGGATACGCGCCTTCTGGTCGACACTGTCCGCCGCTTCGTGGAAACGGAGGTGCAGCCGCTCGAGGACGAGGTGGAGCGAACGGCGACCGTGCCGGCCGGCGCGCTGGCGGTCACCAAGGCCAAGGCGCAAAAGCTCGGCCTCTACGCGATGAACATGCCGGCCGATGTCGGCGGTGGCGGGTTGTCCTGCGTCGAGCACTGTCTCGTCGAGGAGGAATTAGGCAAGACCTCCGATGCGCTGATCCGCCGTGTGTTCGGCCAAGTCTATCCGATGCTGATGGCCTGCAAGGGCGATCAGGTCGACCGCTATCTCTTGCCCACAGTGAAGGGCGACAAGATCTGCGCCATGGCGATCACCGAGCCGGGGGCCGGCTCTGACGCGGCGTCGATCAGCACGACGGCTCACCTCGATGGCGACGCGTGGGTCCTCAACGGAACCAAGCATTTCATCAGCGATGGTGATATCGCCGACTATGTGATCCTGATGGCGCTGACCGACAAGGAGAAGCGTGCGCGCGGC
Coding sequences:
- the dapA gene encoding 4-hydroxy-tetrahydrodipicolinate synthase; the protein is MMKMFRGTYTVMITPFTPAGDVDVAALRAFVDWQIAEGIHGLIPLGSTGEFLSLDDDEKALVAEVVITQAAGRVPVLIGTGAEDTREVVRLSRRAEKLGADGVMIIPPFYSTPTNDELVHHYKTVADAISLPIMVYNNPATANVDLKPPLVARIAEIDNCLYIKESTLEVTRVRDIIRLCGDRMTVFGGILGFESFVEGAQGWVAVASNVVPSEMARIFSLVADHGAIKEAREFYLKFLPVIEFVGGQAYVAGSKALLGHMGFAVGNPRPPRLPLPAAQDAAALALVRQFGLAWPTAKTSSRVSA
- a CDS encoding CoA transferase, with the translated sequence MNLLDGVKILSFNHYLAGPLAAQTLADLGADVIAVEPIEGAFQRNWAVANHFVAGDSVNHLATGRNKRSFAVDLKHPDGIAAVKKLVATSDVVMENFRPGTMAKLGLGYDTLKPINPGLIYAVATGFGSEGPYKDRPGQDLLLQAMSGLAMRTGRADGEPTAVGAVVVDQHAASLYAMSILAALFARTKTGKGQLVEVNLYQAAIDLQVEPLTAWLNGAPSPTSRGPAGIAAWFSPGPYGIHATADGHLAISMASPKALAVALGSDALKQFGDADSFSQREEITRIVAARLKQKSTAEWLPMLEAARIWHAPVQDYRDLEADPQLRHLGVFKTAESAGGVPIRMVMHPARYDGQTPEVRLVPQPLGAQTREVLGEIGYGSADIEAMVSSKAVGVAR